From one Mycolicibacterium sp. HK-90 genomic stretch:
- a CDS encoding PDR/VanB family oxidoreductase gives MKLHVIQLRLEATEVISVVLASPTGDRLPEWAAGAHIAITLPSGRVRQYSLCGPRDDPYHYTIAVLRVADGRGGSREIHEMLRIGDVVEVGAPQNAFALGPAARYVFIAGGIGITPISAMIDELRGAPGGPAFTLVYGGRNRAAMAFADRLAGMDGVELVPQDEMGLPDLDRVFADSPAGTHVYCCGPAAMLTAVGELSARYPAVELHVERFATAPQPPADPAGDGAFEVELARSGATVQVRPDQSVLEAVLEVAPDTAFSCTGGFCGTCETKVLAGEIDHRDDLLTEAERAANTSMMICVSRSRGGKITLDL, from the coding sequence ATGAAGCTTCACGTCATTCAACTGCGGCTGGAGGCCACCGAGGTGATCTCGGTGGTGCTCGCGAGCCCGACCGGCGACCGGCTGCCCGAATGGGCAGCCGGTGCGCACATCGCCATCACGTTGCCGTCCGGACGGGTCCGGCAGTACTCGTTGTGCGGACCCCGCGACGATCCGTACCACTACACGATCGCGGTCCTGCGGGTCGCGGACGGGCGCGGAGGTTCCCGCGAAATTCACGAGATGCTGCGCATCGGGGACGTCGTAGAGGTCGGTGCACCCCAGAACGCCTTCGCGCTGGGCCCGGCAGCTCGCTACGTCTTCATCGCCGGCGGTATCGGCATCACCCCGATATCGGCGATGATCGACGAGTTGCGCGGCGCCCCGGGAGGTCCCGCGTTCACGTTGGTCTACGGCGGTCGCAACCGGGCCGCGATGGCGTTCGCCGACCGACTGGCCGGCATGGACGGGGTCGAGTTGGTCCCGCAGGACGAGATGGGGTTGCCCGACCTCGACCGGGTGTTCGCCGACAGCCCGGCCGGTACCCACGTCTACTGTTGCGGCCCCGCGGCCATGCTGACCGCCGTCGGCGAGCTCAGCGCCCGCTACCCGGCAGTCGAACTGCACGTCGAGAGGTTCGCCACCGCACCGCAGCCGCCCGCTGATCCCGCCGGCGACGGCGCGTTCGAGGTGGAACTGGCGCGCAGCGGTGCCACTGTGCAGGTCCGGCCGGACCAGAGCGTGCTGGAAGCCGTCCTGGAGGTCGCTCCGGACACCGCGTTCTCCTGCACGGGCGGGTTCTGTGGCACGTGCGAGACCAAGGTGCTCGCCGGCGAGATCGACCATCGCGACGATCTGCTCACCGAGGCCGAACGCGCGGCGAACACCTCGATGATGATCTGCGTATCCCGTTCTCGCGGTGGGAAGATCACGCTCGACCTGTGA
- a CDS encoding ABC transporter ATP-binding protein/permease, which yields MNDLKPFSPSIDWSAELLHSLWWLAQAWAVTAACTVGVLILLARFTTWGRQFWAVTGAYFTGRHSVKPWAVLAAMLLSVIVDVRLAVLFSYQSNDLYTAAQVAVEGLATDNDAVRDSGIRGFWIALLIFSVLAAILVTRVLVDLFMTQRFMLAWRTWLTDRLTGDWLDGRAYYRSRFIDKAIDNPDQRIQSDIDVFTALSGPQPNTPHQTSSGTLPFGAIRSIVSVISFTSILWNLSGDLNLFGVEIPRALFWSVFVYVAFATVIAFALGRPLIRLSFNNEKFNAAFRYALVRLRDAAESVALYRGEKVERSQLRQRFAAVVTNYKRFVNRTMVFTGWNLSMSHIIIPLPWALQAPRLFTGQIQLGAVNQSVAAFGAIQDALSFFRNSYDTFAGYRASIIRLHGLVAADEQSRELPKLDVTKLPAGADSLVELNDVEVRNPAGEQLIDDLTLTLAAGEAMIITGKSGTGKTTLLRSIAQLWPYASGAVRCPLGDNETLYLSQVPYVPLGDLRTVVSYPHQPGELPDKALQEALLAVALPRYVDRLGEDGDWAKVLSPGEQQRVAFARVLLTKPKVVFLDEATSALDEPLEFMIYSLIRRELPDTVLVSVTHRSTVHRHHNTHLELLGEGRWRLGRVEEPEPVGG from the coding sequence GTGAATGACCTCAAACCGTTCTCGCCCTCGATCGACTGGAGCGCCGAGCTGTTGCACTCCCTGTGGTGGCTGGCGCAGGCCTGGGCCGTCACCGCCGCCTGCACCGTGGGCGTGCTCATCCTGCTCGCCCGCTTCACCACCTGGGGCCGGCAGTTCTGGGCCGTCACCGGCGCGTACTTCACCGGACGCCACAGCGTGAAGCCGTGGGCGGTGTTGGCCGCGATGTTGCTGTCGGTGATCGTCGACGTCCGGTTGGCGGTGCTGTTCAGCTATCAGAGCAACGATCTGTACACCGCCGCCCAGGTTGCCGTGGAGGGGTTGGCCACCGACAACGACGCGGTGCGAGATTCCGGTATCAGGGGTTTCTGGATCGCCTTGCTCATCTTTTCGGTGCTGGCGGCGATCCTGGTCACCCGAGTCCTGGTCGACTTGTTCATGACGCAGCGCTTCATGCTGGCCTGGCGCACCTGGCTGACCGACCGGCTCACTGGAGACTGGCTCGACGGCCGCGCCTACTACCGGTCCCGGTTCATCGACAAAGCCATCGACAATCCCGATCAACGCATCCAGTCCGACATCGACGTGTTCACCGCGCTGTCCGGGCCGCAACCCAACACCCCGCACCAGACCAGCAGCGGCACGCTGCCTTTCGGCGCGATCCGGTCGATAGTCTCGGTCATCTCGTTCACCTCGATCCTGTGGAACCTGTCGGGCGATCTCAACCTCTTCGGTGTCGAGATCCCGCGCGCGCTGTTCTGGTCGGTGTTCGTCTACGTCGCGTTCGCCACCGTGATCGCCTTCGCGCTGGGCCGTCCGCTTATCCGGCTGTCGTTCAACAACGAGAAGTTCAACGCCGCGTTCCGGTACGCGTTGGTGCGGCTGCGCGACGCGGCGGAGTCGGTCGCGCTCTACCGCGGCGAGAAGGTCGAGCGGTCACAGCTGCGGCAACGATTCGCCGCCGTCGTCACCAACTACAAGCGCTTCGTGAACCGGACCATGGTGTTCACCGGCTGGAACCTGTCGATGAGCCACATCATCATTCCGCTGCCGTGGGCGCTTCAGGCACCGCGGTTGTTCACCGGCCAGATCCAGCTCGGGGCGGTCAACCAGTCGGTCGCCGCCTTCGGAGCCATCCAGGACGCGTTGTCGTTCTTCCGCAATTCCTATGACACCTTCGCGGGCTACCGCGCCTCGATCATCCGGTTGCACGGACTGGTCGCCGCCGACGAACAGAGCCGCGAACTGCCCAAGCTGGACGTGACGAAACTTCCGGCAGGTGCCGATTCCCTCGTCGAGCTGAACGATGTGGAGGTACGCAACCCCGCCGGCGAGCAGTTGATCGACGATCTCACGCTGACCCTGGCCGCCGGCGAGGCGATGATCATCACCGGCAAGTCGGGCACCGGCAAGACCACCCTGTTGCGCAGCATCGCCCAGCTGTGGCCGTACGCCTCGGGTGCGGTGCGATGCCCGCTGGGCGACAACGAGACGCTCTACCTGTCCCAGGTGCCCTACGTTCCCCTCGGCGACCTGCGCACGGTGGTGTCCTACCCGCACCAACCCGGGGAGCTGCCCGACAAGGCACTGCAGGAGGCCCTGCTGGCGGTGGCCCTGCCGCGCTATGTCGACCGGCTCGGCGAGGACGGTGACTGGGCCAAGGTGCTCTCCCCCGGCGAGCAGCAGCGTGTCGCGTTCGCCCGGGTGCTGCTGACCAAGCCAAAGGTGGTGTTCCTCGACGAGGCGACCTCGGCGCTCGACGAACCACTCGAGTTCATGATCTACAGCCTGATCCGGCGCGAGCTGCCCGACACGGTGTTGGTGAGTGTCACCCACCGCAGCACGGTCCATCGGCATCACAACACCCACCTGGAACTGCTCGGCGAAGGTCGATGGCGGCTCGGACGCGTCGAGGAGCCCGAACCGGTGGGCGGGTGA
- a CDS encoding SDR family NAD(P)-dependent oxidoreductase — MTSSDRVLITGVDTRLGRAVRDHFAGRGALTVGTVTPGGDPGPAGQVTLTADPTDRAEVGQAVAKAAAHLGGIDVLIVAHGLPVVAPFTEQAMTDFWAHVDATLTGSFLYAQAAADHMRHNETGGRIVLTTSRWHVGGDGLAAVATAAGGIVALTKTLTRDFGGFGVGVNAVALGALESEWSVCDGSAGSPPGGRTGSVEQAAAVIGLLSQRQLGAAVGQIVNVDGGLSRNRV; from the coding sequence ATGACCTCATCGGATCGGGTGCTCATCACGGGTGTCGACACCAGGCTCGGCCGCGCGGTGCGCGATCATTTCGCCGGACGCGGTGCGCTCACCGTGGGAACGGTGACCCCAGGCGGTGATCCGGGGCCGGCCGGGCAGGTCACGCTGACCGCCGACCCGACGGACCGGGCCGAGGTGGGTCAGGCGGTGGCCAAGGCCGCGGCGCACCTGGGCGGTATCGACGTTCTGATCGTGGCGCACGGGCTGCCGGTGGTGGCGCCGTTTACCGAACAGGCGATGACCGACTTCTGGGCGCACGTCGACGCCACCCTCACCGGTAGCTTTCTGTACGCGCAGGCGGCCGCAGACCACATGCGGCACAACGAAACCGGCGGCCGCATCGTGCTGACCACCTCACGCTGGCACGTCGGCGGTGACGGCCTGGCGGCCGTTGCCACCGCCGCCGGTGGAATCGTCGCGCTCACCAAAACCCTGACCCGTGACTTCGGCGGATTCGGCGTCGGAGTGAACGCGGTCGCCCTCGGTGCCCTGGAATCGGAGTGGTCGGTCTGTGACGGGTCCGCCGGATCACCGCCGGGTGGGCGGACCGGCAGCGTCGAACAGGCTGCCGCGGTCATCGGTCTGTTGAGCCAGCGCCAACTCGGCGCGGCTGTGGGGCAGATCGTCAACGTCGATGGCGGGCTGTCCCGAAATCGTGTCTAG
- a CDS encoding zinc ribbon domain-containing protein → MTNKMYSMNARPDVIDCPGCGAAARRMISSPNLGRADRSAMALQDATRGTADRPAVVSTPAPSPGMRRQKVTTNPLHQKLPRP, encoded by the coding sequence GTGACGAACAAGATGTACTCGATGAACGCCCGCCCCGACGTGATCGACTGCCCGGGCTGCGGCGCGGCGGCCCGCCGGATGATCTCCTCGCCGAACCTCGGCCGCGCAGACCGGTCCGCGATGGCCCTGCAGGACGCGACTCGGGGCACTGCCGACCGCCCGGCCGTCGTCTCCACGCCGGCCCCGTCGCCGGGGATGCGGCGACAGAAGGTCACCACCAACCCGCTGCATCAGAAGTTGCCCCGTCCCTGA
- a CDS encoding PucR family transcriptional regulator: MQPTPHDGTVLLRELLDQPSLHVDTLTPIRDLDRPIRYVYPTELTDPSQYLSGEELILSIGVPVADQPEDSIRRYVTTLSGRGVTALLVGLGDLFDEPPAALVQACLDEDLPLLAQHAAVPFRRIVDWADSMRIADREIGTRERDLGSILRWFVAGTLGVGPIETALVGSGLAGAPVAVCAFTSDVHTRVHQLVDRHSGAVAVLDDRIVALCPQTEQFAADLAASDLVCGVAIAPDAQAMVYAIPEALEALREGIRWRRPVHIEEIATLDGLLAAVPKVRLVPFVHRLLVPLVDHDKLNNAYLVSSLEAFLAPGNDISTAAGQLYVHVNTLRNRLAKIAELTGANPLDETDRTNFRIALWAARNMGMGGTAAAKPVQDKAIQPGAGRAPRTRP; this comes from the coding sequence GTGCAGCCAACTCCGCACGACGGCACCGTCCTGCTCAGGGAACTCCTGGACCAGCCGAGCCTGCACGTCGACACGTTGACACCGATCCGCGATCTCGACCGGCCGATCCGCTATGTGTACCCCACCGAACTCACCGACCCGTCGCAGTACCTGTCGGGGGAGGAGCTGATTCTCAGCATCGGGGTGCCCGTAGCCGATCAGCCGGAGGATTCGATCCGGCGCTACGTCACCACCTTGAGCGGGCGCGGGGTCACCGCGTTGCTCGTCGGCCTGGGGGATCTGTTCGACGAACCCCCGGCCGCGCTGGTCCAGGCCTGCCTCGACGAGGATCTTCCGCTGCTGGCGCAACATGCCGCGGTCCCGTTCCGGAGGATCGTGGACTGGGCGGATTCGATGAGAATCGCCGACCGGGAGATCGGTACGCGGGAGCGTGACCTCGGATCGATACTGCGCTGGTTCGTGGCGGGAACCCTCGGTGTCGGTCCGATCGAAACCGCGCTCGTCGGATCCGGTCTGGCCGGTGCGCCGGTCGCGGTGTGCGCGTTCACCTCCGATGTCCACACCCGGGTGCACCAGCTCGTGGACCGCCATTCGGGCGCGGTCGCGGTACTGGACGACCGCATCGTGGCCCTGTGCCCCCAGACCGAGCAGTTCGCCGCCGACCTGGCCGCCTCCGATCTGGTGTGCGGGGTGGCCATCGCACCGGATGCGCAGGCCATGGTGTACGCGATTCCGGAGGCGCTGGAAGCGTTGCGCGAGGGGATCCGGTGGCGGCGTCCGGTGCACATCGAGGAGATCGCGACCCTCGACGGACTGCTGGCGGCGGTGCCGAAAGTCCGGCTGGTGCCGTTCGTGCATCGCCTCCTGGTGCCGCTGGTCGACCACGACAAGCTCAACAACGCCTACCTGGTGTCCTCCCTGGAAGCGTTTCTGGCCCCGGGCAACGACATCTCGACGGCGGCCGGCCAGCTGTACGTGCATGTCAACACGCTGCGCAACCGGCTGGCCAAGATCGCCGAACTCACCGGCGCCAACCCGCTCGACGAAACCGACCGGACCAACTTCCGGATCGCGCTGTGGGCCGCCCGGAACATGGGGATGGGCGGGACCGCCGCGGCGAAGCCGGTGCAGGACAAGGCGATCCAGCCCGGTGCGGGGCGAGCGCCGCGTACCCGGCCATAA
- a CDS encoding polysaccharide deacetylase produces the protein MTPLTPAGPVSWPEGKRCAVAFTFDVDAESPLLTTDPAFADRMGAMSHQAYGPLVGIPRLLAILDDLQVPATFFVPGYTAHRHPEPIRSIAAAGHEIAHHGYLHESLVGVDEQTEREILERGLRALQDVVGVTPVGYRAPMWEMNWHTPKLLAEFGFLYDSTLMDSDHPYELAVDDGSALVELPVSWALDDWQQYCFVPDFSGTGLIETPAKAIELWRAELDAMRDVGGAWILTNHPFLSGRPGRAAALREFIADVCAMDDVWVAGMAELAGHVREQALTPRTLTRPELNATAEP, from the coding sequence ATGACTCCCTTGACACCCGCAGGGCCGGTGTCGTGGCCTGAAGGAAAGCGCTGCGCCGTCGCGTTCACCTTCGACGTGGACGCCGAATCTCCGCTGTTGACCACCGATCCGGCCTTCGCCGACCGGATGGGGGCGATGTCTCACCAGGCGTACGGCCCCTTGGTCGGCATTCCGCGCCTGCTGGCGATCCTCGACGATTTGCAGGTTCCGGCAACCTTTTTCGTGCCCGGTTACACCGCACACCGGCATCCGGAACCGATCCGGTCCATCGCAGCGGCCGGCCACGAGATCGCCCACCACGGCTACCTGCACGAGTCGTTGGTCGGCGTCGACGAGCAGACCGAGCGCGAGATCCTCGAGCGCGGCCTGCGGGCGCTGCAGGACGTGGTGGGGGTGACACCGGTCGGCTATCGCGCCCCGATGTGGGAGATGAACTGGCACACACCGAAATTGCTCGCTGAGTTCGGCTTCCTCTACGACTCCACCTTGATGGACTCCGACCACCCGTACGAACTGGCCGTGGATGACGGGTCCGCTCTGGTGGAGCTGCCGGTGAGCTGGGCGTTGGACGATTGGCAGCAGTACTGCTTTGTCCCCGACTTCTCCGGTACCGGACTGATCGAAACCCCCGCGAAGGCCATCGAGCTGTGGCGCGCCGAACTCGACGCGATGCGTGATGTCGGCGGTGCCTGGATCCTGACCAACCATCCTTTCCTCAGTGGTCGTCCGGGCCGTGCAGCCGCGTTGCGCGAGTTCATCGCCGACGTCTGCGCCATGGACGACGTGTGGGTCGCGGGGATGGCCGAGCTCGCCGGCCATGTCCGCGAACAGGCGCTGACCCCGCGCACGCTGACCCGCCCCGAACTGAACGCGACCGCCGAACCGTAA
- a CDS encoding APC family permease: MASGSQIDSAPVELKREFSLWSAFAFAFAFISPIVAMYGIYGLSLSTAGPGFWWTFVIVGTGQFIVAMAFAELVSRWPFEGSIYQWTKRLAGEVAGWFAGWVYMWALVIIMATVAYAGAGFLAQLVGIERPTAVQQSTIALLILLAGTGANVLGRGLLKALMVGSIIAEIVASVGLGTYLLIFHRHHGFDAVLHGIDLNSGWTWAYASGPFLAALAFTGWSILGFESAGAIAEEVKEPRRNVPRAMLFSIAFIALVIAYASLAVTLAVPDFDKVTSGEVSDPVTYVLSSALGDAAVKPILFAFVIGFLASFLALQASASRVIWSFARDEVLPASRILVKLSKAEAQPIYAIIVTTIIGAFVYLISATDVYSVLVTFTAGGYYLAFLFPLLTGLVARLRGRWEPGPWNLGRYGTPVAVLAVLWVGFEFVNIVWPRTVSDSWYINWAFFVAMGVILALGTVIVKARKVGQPKPDEPTAAEAEALKEPV, encoded by the coding sequence ATGGCGTCTGGCAGCCAAATAGACTCTGCGCCAGTAGAACTGAAGCGCGAGTTCTCGCTGTGGTCAGCGTTCGCATTTGCGTTCGCGTTCATCTCTCCCATCGTTGCGATGTACGGGATCTACGGTCTGTCGCTGTCGACAGCGGGTCCCGGCTTCTGGTGGACATTCGTGATCGTGGGGACCGGCCAGTTCATCGTCGCGATGGCATTCGCGGAACTGGTGTCGCGGTGGCCGTTCGAAGGTTCGATCTACCAGTGGACCAAGCGGCTGGCCGGGGAGGTGGCCGGCTGGTTCGCCGGCTGGGTGTACATGTGGGCACTGGTCATCATCATGGCCACGGTCGCCTATGCCGGTGCCGGATTCCTGGCCCAGCTGGTCGGGATCGAGCGCCCCACCGCCGTACAGCAGAGCACGATCGCGCTGCTCATCCTGCTCGCCGGCACCGGAGCCAACGTTCTGGGCCGCGGTCTGCTGAAGGCGCTGATGGTGGGCAGCATCATCGCCGAGATCGTGGCGTCCGTCGGACTGGGTACCTACCTGCTGATCTTTCACCGCCACCACGGGTTCGACGCCGTTCTGCACGGCATCGACCTGAACAGCGGCTGGACCTGGGCCTACGCATCGGGTCCGTTCCTGGCGGCGCTGGCCTTCACCGGCTGGTCCATCCTGGGCTTCGAGAGTGCCGGTGCGATCGCCGAGGAGGTCAAGGAACCACGACGCAACGTGCCGAGGGCCATGCTGTTCTCGATCGCCTTCATCGCCTTGGTGATTGCGTACGCATCGCTGGCCGTGACCCTCGCGGTGCCCGACTTCGACAAGGTCACCTCGGGTGAGGTGTCCGACCCCGTCACCTACGTACTCAGCAGTGCACTCGGCGACGCGGCGGTGAAACCGATCCTGTTCGCCTTCGTGATCGGTTTCCTGGCAAGCTTTCTCGCGCTCCAAGCGTCGGCTTCGCGGGTCATCTGGTCTTTCGCCCGCGACGAGGTTCTGCCGGCCTCGCGCATCCTGGTCAAGCTGTCCAAGGCCGAAGCCCAGCCGATCTACGCGATCATCGTCACCACGATCATCGGGGCCTTCGTGTACCTGATCTCGGCGACCGACGTCTACTCGGTGCTGGTCACCTTCACCGCAGGCGGCTACTACCTGGCATTCCTGTTCCCGCTGTTGACCGGGCTGGTCGCGCGGTTGCGGGGCAGGTGGGAGCCCGGGCCGTGGAACCTCGGCCGGTACGGCACCCCGGTGGCGGTGCTGGCGGTGCTGTGGGTGGGCTTCGAGTTCGTCAACATCGTCTGGCCGCGCACCGTTTCCGACTCCTGGTACATCAACTGGGCGTTCTTCGTCGCGATGGGTGTGATCCTGGCGCTCGGCACCGTGATCGTGAAGGCCCGAAAAGTGGGGCAGCCCAAGCCCGACGAGCCCACGGCAGCCGAGGCCGAGGCGCTGAAGGAGCCGGTGTGA
- the speB gene encoding agmatinase yields MPGDNARDAIVGPADPQVQPRYAGWTTFARLPRLSDVPRADVVVVGVPFDSAVTYRPGARFGPNAIRQGSRLIRGYNPELDIKPFDVCQFADAGDIACNPFDIAQAVDQVAAQLTELQADGTRAVILGGDHSVALPSLRAVHAAHGPVALVHFDAHLDTWDSYYGADLTHGSPFRRAFEEGLLLDRSVHVGVRGSIYDKQDLVEDANFGFSCITCRQIDALGTEVILARIRERVGDAPVYVSVDIDVLDPAHAPGTGTPEAGGMTSRELLEIVRGLDSVNLVGVDVVEVSPAYDHAEITAIAAANVVWEFLSVFGRKVRQ; encoded by the coding sequence ATACCCGGGGACAACGCCCGCGACGCGATCGTGGGCCCTGCGGATCCCCAGGTGCAGCCCCGCTACGCGGGGTGGACGACGTTCGCCCGGCTACCGCGGTTGTCGGACGTGCCGCGGGCCGACGTCGTGGTGGTCGGGGTACCGTTCGACAGTGCCGTGACCTACCGGCCGGGAGCCCGGTTCGGCCCCAACGCGATTCGTCAGGGCTCACGTCTGATCCGCGGCTACAACCCGGAACTCGACATCAAACCCTTCGACGTCTGCCAGTTCGCCGACGCCGGCGACATCGCGTGCAATCCGTTCGACATCGCCCAGGCGGTCGACCAGGTGGCCGCGCAGTTGACCGAACTGCAGGCCGACGGGACACGTGCGGTGATCCTCGGCGGCGACCACTCGGTGGCACTGCCGTCGCTGCGCGCGGTGCACGCCGCGCACGGCCCGGTGGCGCTGGTGCATTTCGACGCGCACCTCGACACCTGGGACAGTTACTACGGGGCCGACCTCACCCACGGCTCACCGTTCCGGCGGGCCTTCGAGGAGGGTCTGCTGCTCGACCGCAGCGTGCATGTCGGAGTGCGCGGATCCATCTACGACAAGCAGGATCTGGTCGAGGACGCGAACTTCGGCTTCTCCTGCATCACCTGTCGGCAGATCGACGCACTCGGGACCGAGGTCATCCTCGCGCGCATCCGCGAGCGGGTCGGGGACGCGCCGGTGTACGTCTCGGTCGACATCGACGTGCTCGACCCGGCGCACGCTCCGGGCACCGGCACGCCGGAAGCCGGTGGCATGACCAGCCGGGAGCTGCTCGAGATCGTGCGCGGGCTCGACAGTGTGAACCTGGTCGGCGTCGACGTCGTGGAGGTGTCACCCGCCTACGACCACGCCGAGATCACCGCGATCGCCGCCGCCAACGTCGTCTGGGAATTCCTGTCCGTGTTCGGAAGAAAGGTTCGACAATGA
- a CDS encoding SDR family NAD(P)-dependent oxidoreductase: MSAVRHVAVVTGAGSGIGAAIAALLRDRGWTVASISREPAPDTDLWIVADVADEAAVDEAITQVHNTFGRIDAAVICAGHYAETPALDIDQAAWERMLRVHVGGLAHVCRAVLPGMRRQGSGRIVGIASERAIGGGSNDAHYAAAKGAALSLLRSIAAEVAADGIRVNAVAPGPCDTPLLEADSWERAEEFVATLPARRIALPTEVAELIRGLLEEDVFLCGEVLSVNSGTVI, translated from the coding sequence GTGAGTGCCGTCCGGCACGTGGCGGTGGTGACCGGGGCCGGCAGCGGTATCGGGGCGGCGATCGCCGCGCTGCTGCGTGATCGAGGCTGGACCGTTGCGTCGATCTCCCGGGAACCGGCGCCCGACACCGACCTGTGGATCGTCGCCGACGTCGCCGACGAGGCCGCTGTCGACGAGGCGATCACGCAGGTACACAACACCTTCGGGCGGATCGATGCCGCGGTGATCTGTGCCGGGCACTACGCGGAGACCCCGGCGCTGGACATCGATCAGGCGGCCTGGGAGCGGATGTTGCGGGTCCATGTGGGCGGTCTGGCCCACGTGTGCCGGGCTGTCCTGCCCGGGATGCGCCGGCAGGGAAGCGGGCGCATCGTCGGCATCGCCTCGGAGCGGGCGATCGGCGGTGGCAGCAACGATGCCCATTACGCCGCGGCCAAGGGGGCTGCGCTCAGCTTGCTGCGCAGCATCGCCGCCGAGGTGGCCGCTGACGGCATCCGGGTCAACGCCGTGGCACCCGGTCCGTGCGACACCCCGCTGCTCGAAGCCGATTCGTGGGAACGCGCAGAGGAATTCGTGGCGACGCTGCCGGCCCGGCGCATCGCACTGCCCACCGAGGTGGCCGAACTTATCCGGGGCCTGCTCGAAGAGGACGTCTTCCTGTGTGGAGAAGTGTTGTCGGTCAACAGCGGAACGGTGATATGA
- a CDS encoding aromatic ring-hydroxylating dioxygenase subunit alpha, producing MKRDALTPDKLREAYQHVWFVVARSQDIDTPQSATLLDQNLVVFRDSTGAARVTDRRCIHRGGNLANGTVVGDNIACPYHGWQFDGQTGQCARIPSLAEGQRIPPKAEIKSYPVIERFEHVWTCLGEPVFDLPHPPEIADLELEWRAAQPIHAECGFMAATENFRDMAHFPFVHAPSMGEVNPVVDELAVRRDGREVWASYFYPGVPDSDFSDVGDAWMHYHSYAPGIATILYDFGEPLGKRYLVDFPSPVSYEKCIIFWAVATDKDFRGGTVDEILEIETKVFNEDTPVLEGLEPKEVPLAGQAFEVSAPADIYTLNYRRATQHAVQTIQQERELIAAQAEVPAENGHARV from the coding sequence ATGAAACGTGATGCATTGACCCCGGACAAGTTGCGCGAGGCCTACCAACATGTGTGGTTCGTGGTGGCCCGGTCCCAGGACATCGACACCCCGCAGTCCGCCACGCTGCTCGACCAGAACCTGGTGGTGTTCCGGGATTCCACCGGCGCGGCGCGGGTGACCGATCGACGCTGCATCCACCGGGGCGGCAATCTCGCAAACGGCACCGTCGTCGGCGACAACATCGCCTGCCCGTACCACGGGTGGCAGTTCGACGGTCAGACCGGTCAATGCGCTCGCATCCCGTCACTGGCCGAGGGGCAACGGATTCCGCCGAAGGCGGAGATCAAGTCCTATCCGGTGATCGAGCGCTTCGAGCATGTCTGGACCTGCCTGGGGGAGCCGGTGTTCGATCTACCGCATCCCCCCGAGATCGCGGATCTGGAACTGGAATGGCGTGCGGCGCAGCCCATCCACGCCGAGTGCGGGTTCATGGCGGCCACCGAGAACTTCCGGGACATGGCGCACTTCCCGTTCGTGCACGCGCCGTCGATGGGGGAGGTGAACCCGGTGGTGGACGAGCTCGCCGTCAGACGCGACGGGCGTGAGGTGTGGGCGTCGTACTTCTATCCGGGGGTCCCCGATTCGGACTTCTCCGATGTGGGTGACGCCTGGATGCACTACCACTCCTACGCGCCGGGCATCGCGACCATCCTCTACGACTTCGGCGAGCCGCTGGGCAAGCGGTATCTCGTCGACTTCCCCTCGCCCGTGAGCTACGAAAAATGCATCATCTTCTGGGCGGTGGCGACCGACAAGGACTTCCGGGGCGGAACCGTCGACGAGATCCTGGAGATCGAGACCAAGGTCTTCAACGAAGACACCCCGGTGCTCGAAGGCCTTGAGCCCAAGGAGGTTCCGCTGGCCGGGCAGGCGTTCGAGGTTTCGGCTCCGGCCGACATCTACACCTTGAACTATCGCCGCGCGACGCAGCACGCGGTGCAGACCATCCAGCAGGAACGGGAGCTGATCGCGGCACAGGCCGAGGTTCCCGCCGAAAACGGCCACGCCCGCGTCTGA